The window TCAAGTGTATTTTCCTGTTTCTATGCCACAGACACGTGTCTAAGTCCATTGCAACTTGATTcatgtgttacatttgtgtagATTAGTGTACATTGCCAAATGTTGAACTAAGGTCTTCGAATTTAATatctataaaattaaaaaaacaaacatgtttctgtcgcaaacatcttacaattccTTTATACTCAGACCATTGTCATTAACAGCAGCGACGTTGTGCCCGCCGCCTCCACCGCTGCTAAACGGCAACGTTGTCTACAGTTCACTGCTGGTAGGAAGTGTAGCGTCATACAGCTGTAGGAAGGACTACAGATTTCTTGGACTCAGTCAGTCAAGTGTTTGTGACCCTTCAGGATCGTGGAATGGAGTTAACTGCTCCTGTCggcgtgttgttgttttcaatAATTCAGTGAGTACAGACTGGCctaggtggtgtcgtgattagccatcggacataaggctggtatgtacagggttcgcagcccggtaccggcttccacctagagcgagttttaacgactcagtgggtaggtgtaaaaccactacaccgtcttctctTTCATTAACTACTAAAACATAACTCtctgtcctgcacagacagcccagatagctgaggtatgtgcccaggacagcgtgcttgaactttaatgggatataagcacgaccataagttaaagggacattcctgagttgttgcaatttttaagatgttatcaactaacagagactttttaacgattctaattacatatcaaatatatttttctgcatactatattagtggttgtatattaaacgtgtttctgatcgttctaatatttgtactaggttaaatttcattttatttcctaaaatatagttttttcatacgtacgaaattatttgaagacaaaatccaatttgggcttcttacgaatattaagacgaccagaaacacattgaatatacagacactgatattctaaacaagaaaatacagttaatatgtaattttaatcgtagaaatattttattagtcggaaacatcttacaatgcagaaaactcaggaatgtccctttaaaagaataaaatgcaattgatatatttagctgttgatgcacgattcaattaattgttattgtgaCATCTGCCATTTATGCAATAACTTAGTCTTTAGTTAATTAGGGGCTGGCAATCAGACCAGTTAGTGTGAAACTGACTTACAGTAGTCAAGGACACTGTGAATTTTAATTGTTGACCCTAGCTAACAGCTAGGGAggactataaataaatacataaatatagatagatatatagatagatacatagatagatagatagatagatagataggcacgtacgtacgtacatacatgtgtgtgtgtgtgtgtgtgtgtgtgtatgtgtgtgtgtgtgcatgtgtgtgttttgttataaaattaatacacaGTTCATATTTTACTGTATcaaatgataatttaaatttaaagtattTCTTTTCCAGCCGATACCGTTCAAAGAACGAATTCCAGGAACAGTTAAAGCTGGGTGGAAAGTAGAAATCTCAGGCACGCCCCTCAGTGGAAGCAGGTATCTGACTATCTATTGATCTATCTTTTTATCTATCAATGTACATATTTGTATATCtaactatctgtctgtctgtctctctatctatctgtctatctatctatctatatatttatctatctgtctatatttttatctatatgtatgtctgtctgtgtgtctgtctatctgtctgtctgtctatttgtctgtctatctatctatatagcTAGCTATCTAGCTATATATCTAgctatatgtctgtctctctgtccatgtatctatttatctatctatctatctatctatctctctatcacTCTATCTATCTagcatctgtctgtctgtctgtctgtctatctatatatatatatatatatatatatatatatatatatatatatatatatatatcaacagaTGAAATATCCGTAGTGTAAAATATGTCAAagtgtccttaaacaaatgATATTTCTGTATATTCCTCTAGCAGAGCACCCCACCCCAATTAAATCCCCtctgttttattgtgtgtttctttttgttttgccaCTGTACGCATCCATGAAAATACATGTGTGTTTGAGTATAATTGGAATCGTGGCAACATGACTCGTGTGACATTATCGCCAcaaagaacacattgatttattaatcatcagcaattggatgtgtagtgtttggtaattttgacatatagtctttgagaggaaacctgctacattattttattagtagtaaggggtattttataagcaccatcccacagacagaatagcacatatcgcGGTCTATATTATACTCGTCGTGGGagactggttggaacaggaaatagaccaatggaccCACCTATGGGGATCTATCCCAAGCCGATTGCACATCAAccgagcacattaccactggactatgtcccgccccaaataTTAATTGATTTCTCTCTTGTATACATTCAAATGTGTCAAACCTGGAGCGGGACGTGTAGTAAAGTGTTTGTCTGGTATGTGGTCTgcctagtatatatatatccgcGTTGGTGAgctaattgggctatttctcgtactaGCCAGTCCACTATGACTAGTGTATCAAAGtatttggtacatgtatgtgctaaaAGATCTGCTATTAATTAGAAAATGTAGCAGCTCTCCTCTCTAAGaacatatgtaaaaattacccaaTATTTGATATCTAAAAGCCCGTGATTAACTaacaatgtgctttagtggtgtcgttaaagaataCAAATGTTTAACTTTTAGCCTGCTTTTTGAAAATATAGCACGGAATGTAGTTTAATAGCAGAACGCTCAATAAGTCGTAGCATCCATCTCCATCAATTTGgaaccacccacccccaccccccattttaactagtttgggggggggggggggtagaatcattgataaaaaaaaatggttgttaaataattttacatttatttcagaATGGAGGTAGCATTGGGATGTGGAGCGCAGTGCTCCGCACTTGCACTGAGCATCAGATTCCATTACGAGTGTGACACCAACATAGTGTTGCGTTACTCACGCGACGGGAGTGAATGGCACGATGGAGATAGAGATCAACCATATTTCCCATTCGCTATAGGAAGACCATTTAACCTGACAATCCTCGTCAAGGATTCTACTTTTAAAGTAAGTCAAGAAAGTCCGTTTGCCGATCAAAAAAATCCCAAATCAACTGGTAGTTGATAGTATTtaaaccaaatttaaaataaataaataaaagtaaatatagatatatatatagaacttcacatacgttgttttcacttcctcttTATTGCTCGAGTTTAGTTTACGCACGAATACACATTATTCTTGCACAAAcaaaacgagtgcaataaataaaaaacaaaaacaacgtatgtggagttctgtatttattacataccttcttttatttctgttttacaaacacggtttttaatttaacatcataactgcactttcttaaatctattacTAAATCCTCAGTTCGTGGATTCGtggaatcatactctgcggcaattttgtgtaatgtttcaaatatcacgtgatgtaatttgtaaatcaaacATGACGTTAGTAAAAGAAAGGCGCTTAGGTAGCAACGATTTCGCGTGTTGCTTTTGCACAGATCtatgtttgaaggctaattatttggaataggaagCAAATTattaagcttagtgatagccaaggagttatttttagaaatggCTATTAGATTGTCACAAGGAGTTGAAATGGTTTAGCTGTAATAAGACTTGGTATTCATACACTGGGTTTTTcttgtgacaaaagtgggacgttatcattttgggtaattttcaaacaagctgattttgtgaaacattgaatagctaaacctttattcagAGGAGGGTTTTTCtaaggtttgatgagcaaattttccattaatatatactctgtcaaacaagaaacgcataggcgaaatattcatggaattatctctttaatacaaagtggcataatttcgttatttattatcgtatcacagtcaaatttgacatgagtatgtaaCAATGTTAATGCTATGGTCTGACGGCAGTGttaccaaacagcgtcgcacgatgGCGCTGGAATCAGTATAGACTGCATGCGTCgttgaatccgggcacgtggaatcctagcccaatcttcctgcagtgcacgcgacagttgcggaagcgtctgagacTCCGGGaaacgctggcgtacacgtctgtccagttcgtcccatagatgttaaATGGGGTTGCGATCTGGCGATTTTGATGgtcatggcagcacattaatgttctcattctgtagtaAATCCATTGTtgcacgtgccgtatgcggcctggcattgtcctgctgcaAGAGTTATCtatgtcgatccaaaatgggaagcatgtgacggcgaagactTTCATTCCGacagcgtacagctgtcaggttgccttatACGagcacaagttcacttctgtcGGTgcatgagatggctccccacattatgatactccctccaccgaatctgtcaacttgggcgacgcagttgttggcaaaacgttatttgcggcatctgtaaacacgttgtcgtccatctcGTTACTGAACTATACTCACCGCCAGTTTCCCAacttccacccctgtacatatGAGCACCAGCGAAAACGTAAATGTTGACGTcacaggacggggccaacatacagtctcctagcccgtaaaccagcttctcgaagtcggttccgaatagtttgttttgcagacacccttctcaaacctgGTATGTGTCCAGCAGTGCTCGTTGCTGTTTCGATTCGGTGTTTCGATTCGGCATGCTTAGCCTttgcatcttgtaactcgtctatatcgaaatggaaatgaggcatcattgcgagcattgcagctttaaacacCCATCACTACTCCAATCttttttccccgagtttcacgtgtattcgccaaaatctgaccatttcacgccgatttcctacAATTGTCGCACAACATGCCACAGCGTGCGCTAAATTTGCTTTAGGGTACACTTGGGCATGCTGTCTCACTCCAGGAACATAgccattcagcaacattgtacaaaaaaagaggatactttgtaaaatcaaacacttttcatctttccctatcacctatgcgtttcttttttgacatagtatatatgtataatatccTCCAACTCCCGTGTGGGTGTGGATAcgaacattgtcaaaaatgcacccACAATCATGCAGTTTGGACATATTACGATGTAAGAAACACAACtatttaacttaattttttttatattaacgtGTTCTTGACCACTAAATGTAGCCATTGCCTCCGACAAAACAGTAGAGGACAGGCCTTGACCGTAACCTTTTGCAGTGGTAGCCTACCAGtctaccaggttataaaatctggtagtCCTCAGTACAAAAAtggtagccccataattttaataaattagaagaaaaagagtaaaaaacaaaatcatttatttttatttaatcatgTTGTTTTAACTGTGTGTTTTAAGGATTTTAGCATCTTGTCGATTGCGGAGTAACTGGATGTACCAAAACAAATCTAGTAGCCAAGCAGACTACTGGGTTTAGACACCTGGTAGCCCGACCAACATACTGGTAGCCAAAACATACCTGGCTActgctaaggtcgagccctggaCTGGGATGACACATTTTAGATGGATACCCACATGTAAATCGTGCAGGGCGTAATCCAGTGGTATTGCACTCGCCAGCTATCTGGTCTTTCTAGTGTCGATCCCTGCCGGAGGGCCGATTGGGCTTAGCTTATCATCAAACTAATCCTCGCTTGCTGCAAGGTCGATTCGTTTCGGAGGGCCGTTCGGGCTTAACTTAGGGTATGAAAAAGTGTTAACAGAGACTGCAACCGAGAGGCACATGACTgaatatctctctctttctctgtttctgtctatctctctctctctctctctctctctctctctctctctctctctctctctctctctctctctctctctctctctctctctctctctctctctctgttagtAAAGggacgaaaaaacaatattatgttaatacAAAACCAAATGCTCGCAGTTTAGATATTTGCCAGTGTCCTTTTTCTACTactacaaaatgttattattgtttttgttctttttgttattattattattattattattattattactttttctctctttcagcTGTACGTGGACGAAGCATATTTTGTTTCCCGGGCACACAGCTTTACCATCACCCAGATAAATCAAGTATTCATTTGGGAAGGTTGCCTTATTGACTCAGTTAAATTCATCTACTAGTATTTCTTTCAAATTATATGTTAAGCTACTAGGCTAGTAGACACTAGCTGGATGAAACCAATCTACAAGAAAAAACGAAACCCAAAAGAACCGGAATCGTATAGACATATCACAAGCGTAATTTGTTTCGGAAACCTGTTTACATCCAACATCCAATTACaagtaaaataataactacATTTCTGCAGTCGACAGAAAATCTCAATACCgtatttgaaattataaaacaacgaaagaatttttttttttatatattcttCCTTTATTGACTTTTCAAAAGCATTCGAAACAGTTTGGCGAGCAGGTTTTTGGCAAAACGTGTTAAGTGTTtagatataaatggaaaatgtcTGATAATTATTAAGAACATTTATCAAGGAATTAAGTCATACGTTATGTTGGTGCTACACGAAATACGGTTTCGCCAAGTGGCATCGAGGAGCTTTGAACTGGAAGTGAATAGAACTGGAAGTTGAACATATCTCCGTTGACACAGCGCCAGCGAAAGCCCACGGAAGCGCTCTGGAACGTGTTACACCAAATACGGTTCCCATGTAACAGGACGGTTCTGTTGCTtttatatgacgtcattttaaaTGGCGTTAGGTAATTTACCTGGCTTTTTTTGCATCTATATGACGTCATTCAGTTTTCCTTTACCtttaaagtatataaaatagTAGCCTGCACAATGGCATGTAGGGCTTCCATACGACGTGCCGTCGGAAATAGAACCAAACTGAACTGAAATGGATTCAAAGCGTCTGGAGGTGCCACAAAGCACTTGGTAACCGAATTTGGTGTAGCAACAACAGGAACAGTACTGGAAGTAACCGTGCTTGGTGATAGCAGATCTACCTGTCTTACATCTCGttctgttaaaaacaaatatgatagaTGACAATCAATTTGAATGCAACTAAAACAGTGTTGTAAAAGTTAATGATCCTCTgaataattgaaaaaacaaaaccgaAGAGATCTGATTTGTGTTTCCTAATAAAGCACCAAACTAAAGCATCAAGCGCCTTTTCAAAAtctaattgtaaacaaattcCAAGAATTATTTCTTTGTTAGTTTTACCTAGTATGCCAGACGTTAGTCTTGTATTTTCACCTATGCACCGAGTTTTCATAAACCTTGATTCTGTTTCAGTGATCATGTCATTTCAAACAACGTTATATTATGTTTGCGATTGTTGGTAAATATTTGTAGATTGTATAacatatgtgtaatctgactatGGCAATAAAACATTGTGTGGTTGAAAGTGATGTTCTGGCCGTGAGAAATAACCAACCAATCGATGTGAATGATCAACCAGACAATAAATATTActccgtatatttgagcccacaTCGGTAATGTgcatatgtaatataaataactaaatatagCTTATCACCAgagtggttttttttgtgtgtttttttggtatCGACAATATCATATGCATATATACTCCTCCAAAAAATGTTAAGGATCGGTGTTTACTTTGCACATAATATCAGAACCAGAAAAgataaaatgcttaaatttggTTTCAACTATAGTTGTTAATTCATTAATTGTTTGTGCATGTGGTTATCTGTATAAGATgtgattaaacaaacaattctgagaaaaaataaaacataaaattcatACTGGTTTTCAATGATCAGCGGAACAGAAATTGTCATTATGTGTGAAAGTCAGTTGACCAATTGCTCTTTAGTAGCGGGTATGACCACCACGAGCATTAATCACTGCTCTGCAACGTCACTGCATGCTCTGTATCAAGTGCCTAATGGCTTGCAGTAGAATGTTCTGCCATTCTCTAATCAGAGCATTTGCAAGGTCGTCTATGGTTCTTGATGAGTTATTAAGTTTTGAAATGCGTGTCTGAATTTGATCTCAGATGTGTTCGATAGGGTTACGGTCGGGATAAACAGCTGGCCAATCCATTCTTTCACTTGTCTCTTCTTCAAGGTAATCCCTCACAATTCGTGCTCTATGTGGCCGTGCGTTATCGTCCATTAGCACAAACTCAGGACCAATTGCACCTGCAAACGGTCTCACATATAGATGAAGGATCTCATCTCCGTACCGAATTGCGGTAAGAGCTCCATTCATGATGGCGTATAAGTCTGTACGACCATCCAAAGATATTCCACCTCATACCATAACTGACCCACACCAAACCGATCATGTTGCAATATGTTACAGTCAGCATATTGCTCTCCAGGTTGACGCCAAACACGCCTACGACCATCGTTAAAGTCCAAACAAAATCTTGAGTCGTCTGTAAACAGAACAGGACGCCAATGACGACGTTGCCATCTGACGTGGTTTCGCGCCCACAACAATTGAGCTTGACGGTGACGTGGGAGCAACATTGGCCTTACTGCTGGTCTACGGTCTCGGTAATTGGCTGCATGGAGTTTGTTTCTCAATGCTTGTGGGGTGATGCGGACCCCAGTGGCCTGGTGGAATTGCCTATTCAGGTTTTCAGCACCATCAAAACGATTTCGACGAGCCAATGTCACCATAAATCTGTCTGGACGCTGTGTAGTAGCCCGCGGTCTTCCACACCTGTGTCTATCACGCAATTGTCCAGTATTGCTGTAACGTGTTTACAATCTGGAAATAACACTTTGTGATACTGCAAGTGTTCTAGCCACCTGTCTTTGACTTTGACCACTttcaatgtgggttttttttttctttctgaacgctggacagcttttagTCTAAAATTGCCACGGAAATGTCATGACTAAGAATGCATACGTCAAGTATGCAGTGCCATCCTAGTACGTTTGCATTCatgcttttgttgttgttgctgttgttgtgtGTTTCTGTTTCCTTAATCAATGTGtatacatgtctactctgcaatagcattttccattaatttatcatatgcatgttgtttttttattgcttcGATATTTCTCACGTTTGTTTTCTTCACGATATCCAAATATGTTTCCCTGAATAATCCGGCCTGTTGCACTAAAGTACTGCGAGTCAGTGAGGGCTGGCGGTGTAGTAGACGTGGCTTAAATTATTTCGGTtgatcgagatatgaacgaaataaaacgtaagcacctctggaccaatcagattgccgtaaagcgTATAGACGCAAAcacaattttttgtttgttttattaataacgAGGCCCAACTCAAAAAAGTTCAGCCACAACTACGAggagaaatgacgtcatatttcaactGCCCAGTCTGAGCTAGGATGGAGAAGCCACGTAATGTTATGACGTCGCATtctaaaattatgtcattaaacTTGTTGTTACACGTATgctttgtataattattattaactcggttatgttgaaccacgtgggtaatatgtatgtatgtatgtatgtatatatatatatatatatatatatatatatatatatatatatatatatatatatattcatatatgtatatatatgtatatatacatatatcacaAACCACCAAGAGTTCagtaatataatatgttttgaCATATGTGTTGTTTTGCTCTAAttaagatgattttttttttttttaatgacgtcacgcCATATTGACATCATTGGGATAAACAGGTTAATTATACATTCTCATttctattattaaaatgttgttctTATGTTCAGGATCTGTAATAGATAAAAAAGCAGtctaaaattgcatatatacatgttgtgagaacagacattagaccaGTAATTGAAAATACTGAAATTGAAAAGTGGAAAAGCTCATGTcaagtataaaaatataataataatagtgcaTAGACCTAAATGCATTTCATAggatttatttcttaaaatactATAAAGACAAGATTATTAAATGATCTAACATTCTATATAAAACATTGGTTCAATCTACAGAAGTACAAATTTGTCCCACTTTCactgtattgtgtgtgtgtctgtgtgtgtgtgtatacaacGATTTTCAATGTGTGGTGTGGTTTGTTTTATCGTGGaggttttttttaggttttttcaCTTtggtgtatgtctctctctctctctctctctctctctctctctctctctctctctctctctctctctctctctctctctctctctctctctctctctgctgaGCCTTCGCTAGAACTAAATTATCTGTCCCATCAGTGTTATTTTAGCTGTCTATATGTCCATCAAACTCGTGATCCATATCAAATGGGAAACCACCAAATATGTCATATCTACTTATTTCACTAACTACAGTAAACATTTgcttaagccatattattatagtaaatgAAGTGCGTTGGAATACAAACAAGTAATGACGAATAGCAAAATAAGTGTACATTATTACATCAATAAacgaaattatttataaatgcagTAGACCCTAAAATAACACTATCCTATATATAGTGCTTACaatgtatacatatgtatatgtgtgtttctgTGCGGGCGTGCGCGTGTCTTATTGTTCATTGCATTTGTATTGTACTATtgtctctattactttattgcatttgtattaatactattgtaCTGTTGTCTTATGTAAACCGAATGTTGTCACTACAGTTTATGTATCATGCTcgtcatatgccgttgtgtaacggcctgagcgtaataaagttGTGAATagggtatacatgtatatgtagagagaataagatatatataattatagttatagttatatcTACACTTCACAAGGCGTACCGGTGAATATACTTTGCAATAACCATGAATGGAACGTGATATTtcaatatgcatgtatatataaactccTGTGACTCAAACCTCGACGTCTCAAACCGAAGCGACGGTGTACAATACGTTAACAACTAGTAACAACAGACttcaataaacatttaaaacaatgatttgtTTGGTTCTCACCATATATTCAATAGAAACAGCGTTTGGATTTATCAAGCAATCGTCGCTGGTAGTATTTTAAGGAACTATTAGTTGTCAGCCACGCGAATCGCTGATCTATTGGTTGGTCGTGGCTTTCGACGATTCAGGCGCATAAAATAACTAATAGCCGATAGAACAGAACGAAATAATCCTGTGTTCCTTCATCtgtagttattttcgtgtttatatccaattacagttcaagcacgctgttctggacactcatctcagctatctggttcGTGGCTAGTGAGAGTTTAGGTGTAGTGGACGTACTCTCGCTTTGGGTGGGTATCAttactgggatacgaacccagtacctagcatCCTCGTTTACACTATACTCAGAGGCCGATGAGTCTATGTGTTATCAATCAGGGTGTCGGTGCtggtaattaatatatcaatacatacacagTACTGAatctgaacaaaacaaacccacgtAATACAGGATCAGAAGCGTAtaatgcagagtcaaatgggcttttggcaaaatagtggttggttccataaatctctatctagtgcatCGTCGATAGGAGGACATCCacttccgaggagatccttCACTGGAGATTCCATTTCCCTTGCGCTACCACATGTAaacagaggactgccattcccagatTAATTTACTAAATCCAAAATAACGCCGGACAGGTTTCATTAGCATAAATACAGTACTGATAATCATAACAATGTTTGCATTTCACCTTAAACTAGTGGATCGTGTCAAACTATTTGAACGTTTGAATGTGattgtttaatatgtatatatatattttgtttaattattattattattattattatatatatacacagtcgaACTTGGTCTAACGGGCAACTctatataacggccacctgCCCTAAACGGCCacccggacccccccccccccaacgcatttctttctttgacctCTCTAGAGCGGCCACCTGTCCAACGCGGCcaaaatatcccccccccccccacattttTCGTCAAATTCTTCCCACCATATATAATCGTACAGCGATTTAGTTCCCGATAAATCCCATCGTTTTCTGCATTGCCGCCATTGTTGTGTCTCGTGACCAGAAAGTTTGGCGATTTGATTCGActcaacaaataataaattattttgatgttatcATCTGATGTTATTGTCGTAAACAAATATACGTTTACTAATACTAAGCattattttaatctttttgttaatttggtaaatgtcaACAGCTGTTCGGTTCCGGCGCTTCTATAATTTGCATTCGTTAGTTCTGCTCAATCGTTATTCGATAACAAGGCGACTTCTCATTGGCTGTAGCCTACGACAGCAGAATGTATTACAGTATCTAAGTTGTTGCGGTATTATCAAAGGCGTTTATAATCAAGGTGTCTGAGTAGTTCCTACCGTTAACTGGTCATGATTGTTGTTCACGTTATTGTATAGGATGAAGCAAGACCTTTGTTCATGCTCTCtgcagttaccccccccccccccc of the Gigantopelta aegis isolate Gae_Host chromosome 12, Gae_host_genome, whole genome shotgun sequence genome contains:
- the LOC121385918 gene encoding uncharacterized protein LOC121385918, coding for MDDLQRHIKTWCPINKSVSFRKRARYDEDTDKDDNFLAQKEEGSPADKRPLSLTAATLCPPPPPLLNGNVVYSSLLVGSVASYSCRKDYRFLGLSQSSVCDPSGSWNGVNCSCRRVVVFNNSPIPFKERIPGTVKAGWKVEISGTPLSGSRMEVALGCGAQCSALALSIRFHYECDTNIVLRYSRDGSEWHDGDRDQPYFPFAIGRPFNLTILVKDSTFKLYVDEAYFVSRAHSFTITQINQVFIWEGCLIDSVKFIY